A region from the Pristiophorus japonicus isolate sPriJap1 chromosome 14, sPriJap1.hap1, whole genome shotgun sequence genome encodes:
- the LOC139279577 gene encoding claudin-7-like — protein MIGTSMIVGLVVPPMGWVLVLAGTVTPQWREFSQRPGYPADAYFYDGLWETCTESITISSRNCNELPDEIATLWLTQLNRALCLLSLLLSIFGYLVAQAGVRWWAGRPSPNLAALGGVLIALSGAACLAPVSYAGYRLLSTYQDPLVPSAEKYQLGTCLYLGWFGGSAEVLGGIALLCNVHCPCRKSRSCRELDH, from the coding sequence ATGATTGGCACCTCTATGATTGTGGGGCTGGTGGTGCCGCCCATGGGTTGGGTTCTGGTGCTGGCGGGTACTGTTACTCCTCAGTGGAGGGAATTTTCTCAAAGGCCTGGCTACCCGGCTGATGCCTACTTCTATGACGGACTGTGGGAGACCTGCACAGAGTCAATAACCATCAGCTCCAGAAATTGCAATGAACTGCCGGACGAGATTGCGACTCTATGGTTAACCCAGTTGAACCGTGCCCTGTGTCTACTGTCCCTTCTGCTCAGCATCTTCGGATACCTGGTAGCCCAGGCTGGAGTCAGATGGTGGGCGGGAAGACCCAGTCCTAATCTGGCTGCGTTGGGCGGGGTACTGATAGCCCTCTCGGGGGCAGCCTGCTTGGCCCCTGTTTCCTATGCTGGGTACAGGCTGTTGAGTACATACCaagatccactggttccctctgcaGAGAAATACCAGCTGGGGACATGCCTGTACCTGGGCTGGTTCGGGGGGTCGGCAGAGGTTCTGGGTGGAATAGCTCTCCTATGCAATGTACATTGTCCCTGCAGGAAATCGAGATCCTGTCGTGAGCTGGATCATTAA